In Macrotis lagotis isolate mMagLag1 chromosome 8, bilby.v1.9.chrom.fasta, whole genome shotgun sequence, a single genomic region encodes these proteins:
- the POLR3K gene encoding DNA-directed RNA polymerase III subunit RPC10 has translation MLLFCPGCGNGLIVEEGQRCHRFACNTCPYVHNITRKVTNRKYPKLKEVDDVLGGAAAWENVDSTAEPCPKCEHPRAYFMQLQTRSADEPMTTFYKCCNAQCGHRWRD, from the exons ATGCTGCTCTTCTGTCCGGGCTGCGGGAACGGGCTGATAGTGGAGGAGGGGCAGCGTTGCCACCGCTTCGCCTGCAACACGTGCCCTTACGTGCACAACATCACCAGGAAG GTAACGAATCGGAAGTATCCAAAGCTGAAAGAAGTGGATGATGTGCTGGGGGGAGCCGCTGCCTGGGAGAATGTCGACTCCACAGCAG AGCCATGCCCCAAGTGTGAACATCCTCGTGCCTACTTCATGCAGCTTCAGACCCGTTCTGCTGATGAGCCTATGACCACTTTCTACAAGTGCTGCAATGCTCAGTGTGGTCATCGCTGGCGGGACTAG
- the SNRNP25 gene encoding U11/U12 small nuclear ribonucleoprotein 25 kDa protein, whose protein sequence is MEEGWDVEEKPPVAKELAETAGSGGGGEDEDDEEEALPHAEVVDVFQEGLAMIVQDPLLCDLPIQVTLEEINSQIALEYGQAMTVRVCKVDGEVMPVVVVQNATTLDLKKAIQRYVQLRQEREGGIQHISWSYIWRTYHLTFAGEKLTEDGKKLREYGIRNRDEVSFIKKLRNK, encoded by the exons ATGGAGGAGGGATGGGATGTGGAGGAGAAGCCGCCAGTCGCTAAGGAGTTAGCGGAGACCGCGGGCAGCGGAGGCGGCGGGGAAGACGAGGATGACGAAGAGGAGGCGCTGCCTCACGCCGAGGTGGTGGATGTCTTTCAGGAGGGGCTTGCCATGATCGTTCAGGATCCGCTACTCTGTGACCTGCCTATCCAG GTCACTTTGGAGGAGATAAATTCTCAGATAGCTCTGGAATATGGCCAAGCAATGACTGTCCGAGTATGCAAAGTGGATGGAGAAGTGATGC CTGTTGTCGTGGTGCAAAATGCTACAACCTTGGACCTGAAGAAGGCTATCCAAAGATATGTGCAGCTCAGACAGGAACGAGAAGGAGGTATACAGCATATTAGCTG GTCATATATATGGAGAACATACCATCTCACTTTTGCTGGAGAGAAACTGACTGAAGATGGGAAGAAACTCCGAGA GTATGGCATCCGAAATCGAGATGAGGTTTCCTTTatcaagaaactgaggaacaAATGA